The genomic DNA CCAAACTTTTCTTGAAGATGCCTTAAGCAAAGTTGATAAAGAATACAATCCTGCAAAAATTATTGCAATTGTTGCAGATCCAAAAACAGGTGAAATTTTAGCTATGGGACAGCGCCCGACATTTAATCCGGAAACACGCGAGGGACTTGGAAAAAGCTGGTATAATGAAGTTGTTGAAAATGCAATTGAACCAGGTTCGACAATGAAGATTTTTACGCTGGCTGCAGCGATTCAAGAAAATGTATTTAATCCAAATGAATGGTACAAGTCAGGCAGCTATCGTGTAACGAAAAACTCACCTGTGATTCGTGACCATAACGGCAGCGGATGGGGGACCATTACATATTTGGAGGGTATACAGCGTTCATCGAACGTTGCTGTGGCTAAAATTGTTAACGAAAAATTAGGTTTTGAAAAATTCAGAGAATATTTGACCAAATTTGGCTTTGATAAACCGACCGGAATTGATTTGCCAAATGAAGTAACCGGAAAAATCAAGTACGATTGGCCGATAGAAAAAATCACGACTGCTTATGGCCAAGGGACTACTGTGACGCCTATCCAGCTAATCCAGGCAGCTATTGCTATTGCAAATGATGGTAAAATGTTGAAACCACATGTTATTGATAAAATTGTCGATTCACAAACCGGGAAAGTAATAAGGGAAACAAAACCTGAAGTAACCGGAACCCCGATTTCAAAAGAGACAGCGAAAAAAGTAAGGGATATTCTTGGAACGGTCGTGTCCTCTCCAAAAGGAACTGGTTATAACCGTTATAATATTAAGGGCTATGAGGTTGCAGGCAAAACTGGAACCGCGAATATACCTGGACCGAACGGAAAGTACTTGAGGGGGAGTAATGATTACCTATTTTCTTTTTTGGGAATGGCACCGAAAGATAATCCGGAACTCATCATGTATGTAGCGGTTCAACAGCCCGAAGTCGGAACCTATGCTGACGGATATAAACCTGTTTCAAAAATTTTTAACACAGTTATGAAGAGCAGTTTGCAGTACTTAAATATTAAACCAGTGCAGCAAGAAAAGGCAGTTGCTAATCTTGTTCCGGATGTAACAGGTTTATCTGTAGAGAAAGCAACGAAAATCTTGCAAGCAAAAGGATTTGATATTGTATTAACAGGAAAGGGGAAAACAATAGAGGCCCAATTGCCGTCAGGAAACACAACGATACTTGAAGGTGAAAAAATTATTCTTAAGACAGAAGGAGATGTAACCGTTCCGGATATGACTGGCTGGTCGAGAAGGGATGTCATGAAATTTGCGAAAATAGGAGGACTTCAGTTAAACATAACTGGCAGCGGTTATGTCGTCAATCAAAAACCAAACCCTGGAGTTTTTTTAAAAAAAGGAGAGTACTTAATTGTACATTTAGAACCTCCAGAAAAGCAAACTAATAACGTGATTGACCAGCAAAGTGATGAACAAAATGCTGTGAAAGATTAATGAATGAATATCCAGCGGTTTTGAGATTGTTCTAATCTTATATGTACAAGCATATAAATGAACGAGCCGTTTAAGTGGTGCAAAGGAGGTTCGTTCATTTATGCGTGTATCAAATGTGACCGTCAGGAAAAGGCTGATGATAGCACTAATGGCGGGAATATTGATATTTTTTATTATCGATCTTCGATTAGGCTATGTTCAATTTTTTCTCGGAAATATGCTGACGGACCGTGCAAAGGATTCCTGGAGCAGAAATATCCCGTTTGAACCGAAGCGCGGAGAGATTATGGACCGAAATGGTGTTCCTTTAGCTACGAATATTAGTGCACCGACTGTTTATGCAGTTCCGAGGCAAATTGAGAATCCGGTTGAAACAGCGGAAAAGCTTTCGGCAGTTTTAAACATGTCAAAGGAAAAAGCATATAAGCTTATTACGAAAAGAGCTTCTTCTGTTAGAATCCCCGAAGGAAGAAAGATTTCCCATGAAAAAGCGAAGGAAATTCGCGCTCTTGGCTTAAAAGGCGTTTATATTGGAGAAGACTCGAAACGGCATTATCCTTTTGGCAATTATTTGTCACACGTTCTTGGATTTACAGGTGCTGATAACCAGGGCCTTATGGGTTTGGAACTTTATTATGATAAGGAATTAAGAGGAGAAAAAGGCTCTGTTAAATTTTATGCGGATGCAAAAGGCAAGCGTATGAATGACATGGCAGATGATTATCAGCCTCCCATTGACGGACTTGATTTAAAACTGACGATTGATTCAAAGATCCAAACAATTGTTGAAAGAGAATTAGACATTGCCCAGGCAACATATCATCCAGATGGAATTATTGCAATTGCCATGAATCCAAATACAGGTGAAATTTTAGCAATGGCATCAAGGCCTGATTTTGACCCGGCAAACTATAAGAATACAGCACCAGAGATTTATAATCGGAATTTACCAGTTTGGAGCACGTATGAACCAGGTTCAACATTCAAAATTATTACTCTTGCGGCTGCACTTGAAGAAGGGAAAGTAGACTTAGAAAAAGACCATTTTCATGACCCTGGATTTGTGAAAGTGGGCGGAGCCACGCTGCGCTGCTGGAAAAGAGGGGGACATGGTTCACAGAGCTTTCTCGAGGTTGTGCAAAATTCATGCAACCCAGGTTTCGTGGAACTTGGACAAAGGCTTGGAAAAGAAAAACTTTTTTCCTATATAAAAAAGTTTGGTTTTGGTGAAAAGACTGGCATAGATCTTCAAGGAGAAGGAACTGGAATACTTTTTAATCTCGATAAGGTCGGACCGGTCGAGCAAGCAACAACAGCTTTTGGCCAAGGGGTTTCTGTAACTCCCATTCAGCAAGTAGCTGCCATTTCTGCGGCCATCAATGGCGGCACTTTATATACTCCTTTTATTGCCAAAGAATTGATCGATCCTAGAACAGGGGAAGTTGTAATGAAAAAATCTCCTGTTGCAAAACGGAAAGTTATTTCCGAGGAAACCTCAAAGAAGATACGTTACGCCTTGGAAAGTGTTGTTGCCCAAGGAACAGGTGGAAAAGCGTTTGTTGATGGCTATCGGGTCGGAGGAAAAACCGGT from Bacillus methanolicus MGA3 includes the following:
- a CDS encoding penicillin-binding protein — protein: MQKKQPNMNLGAAVLFIIFSLLFFVLLFRFISIQITGEAAGQNLAAKAHQKYMKEMKIEAKRGTIYDRKGEVVAEDGVSYTLVAILDKSMTTNPNKPQHVVDPEMTARKLAKYIDLSEDEIYKRLTVKGKFQVEFGKAGRDLSYQTKKKIEELKLPGITFRREMKRFYPNGIFASHVVGFVEKEEDKKGNVKSVGKIGIEKALNSELTGKAGSVRFESDSWGILLPDGKEKIKPAKNGDDVYLTIDKKIQTFLEDALSKVDKEYNPAKIIAIVADPKTGEILAMGQRPTFNPETREGLGKSWYNEVVENAIEPGSTMKIFTLAAAIQENVFNPNEWYKSGSYRVTKNSPVIRDHNGSGWGTITYLEGIQRSSNVAVAKIVNEKLGFEKFREYLTKFGFDKPTGIDLPNEVTGKIKYDWPIEKITTAYGQGTTVTPIQLIQAAIAIANDGKMLKPHVIDKIVDSQTGKVIRETKPEVTGTPISKETAKKVRDILGTVVSSPKGTGYNRYNIKGYEVAGKTGTANIPGPNGKYLRGSNDYLFSFLGMAPKDNPELIMYVAVQQPEVGTYADGYKPVSKIFNTVMKSSLQYLNIKPVQQEKAVANLVPDVTGLSVEKATKILQAKGFDIVLTGKGKTIEAQLPSGNTTILEGEKIILKTEGDVTVPDMTGWSRRDVMKFAKIGGLQLNITGSGYVVNQKPNPGVFLKKGEYLIVHLEPPEKQTNNVIDQQSDEQNAVKD
- a CDS encoding stage V sporulation protein D; this translates as MRVSNVTVRKRLMIALMAGILIFFIIDLRLGYVQFFLGNMLTDRAKDSWSRNIPFEPKRGEIMDRNGVPLATNISAPTVYAVPRQIENPVETAEKLSAVLNMSKEKAYKLITKRASSVRIPEGRKISHEKAKEIRALGLKGVYIGEDSKRHYPFGNYLSHVLGFTGADNQGLMGLELYYDKELRGEKGSVKFYADAKGKRMNDMADDYQPPIDGLDLKLTIDSKIQTIVERELDIAQATYHPDGIIAIAMNPNTGEILAMASRPDFDPANYKNTAPEIYNRNLPVWSTYEPGSTFKIITLAAALEEGKVDLEKDHFHDPGFVKVGGATLRCWKRGGHGSQSFLEVVQNSCNPGFVELGQRLGKEKLFSYIKKFGFGEKTGIDLQGEGTGILFNLDKVGPVEQATTAFGQGVSVTPIQQVAAISAAINGGTLYTPFIAKELIDPRTGEVVMKKSPVAKRKVISEETSKKIRYALESVVAQGTGGKAFVDGYRVGGKTGTAQKAVNGRYLENNHIVSFIGFAPADDPELVVYVGVDNPKGTVQFGGVVSAPIVGHIMGDSLRAMGVKPRKDQIEKERTFTDPRMIEVPDLVGLSKEELGEVFSTFKIDASGDGDIVVKQTPQPGVKLKEGSTIRLYFGNN